One stretch of Phycisphaerae bacterium DNA includes these proteins:
- a CDS encoding DUF1320 domain-containing protein yields the protein MGTYLTAQDVVDRIGSDAAARLTTDSGTTPNTTKIDAVITEAEGEAHGYLARRYAVPVDLTSHPDVEATLRGHVMALTLYRLYALRPPVSETHRNGRNDAVEWLKGVAKGEIVLPAATTPASQTSDTPVASWGSSSANASRETIV from the coding sequence GTGGGCACGTATCTGACGGCGCAGGACGTGGTGGATCGGATCGGCAGCGACGCGGCGGCAAGGCTGACCACCGACAGCGGGACCACGCCGAATACGACCAAGATCGACGCGGTGATCACGGAAGCGGAGGGCGAGGCCCACGGGTACCTCGCTCGCCGCTATGCCGTGCCCGTCGATCTCACGTCGCATCCCGACGTGGAGGCCACCCTGCGCGGACACGTCATGGCCCTGACCCTCTACCGACTGTACGCGCTGCGCCCGCCGGTGTCCGAAACACACCGCAACGGACGCAACGACGCCGTGGAATGGCTCAAGGGCGTCGCCAAGGGCGAGATCGTCCTGCCCGCCGCGACGACGCCGGCGAGCCAGACGAGTGACACGCCGGTGGCATCGTGGGGATCGAGCTCGGCGAATGCGAGCCGCGAAACCATTGTGTGA